In a single window of the Trichoderma breve strain T069 chromosome 6, whole genome shotgun sequence genome:
- a CDS encoding short chain dehydrogenase domain-containing protein, which produces MGLPSIKNIRKAAYPTIDPKRPENSQAGRTVLITGGHSGIGYAISKAFIVANAKRIIIFGRRADVLESAGEKLTAEAKELGSPTVVDTRSGDIANPASVKKLFSGLKADGIILDVLVLNAATGGTSKKMVDMPLDEFWGDYHINVRSTFDLIQQFYHQESEGPKYVVNLSTLIAYVWHLSGKPSYGLTKNASLGIAQQFAQEHTAEELQIISFHPGAVLTPMSRADGFDESSPINWDNAKVQLLTRREENLPAALSVWAATPAAAFLHGRFIWSNWDVDELRSGEAAKLIDSDPNYLRIGISGLTEKDAVATLMKKP; this is translated from the exons ATGGGCTTACCATCTATCAAGAACATCCGCAAGGCGGCCTACCCAACCATCGACCCTAAGCGGCCAGAGAACAGCCAGGCTGGCCGAACAGTCCTCATCACCGGCGGCCACTCTGGTATTGGATATGCCATTAGCAAAGCCTTCATTGTCGCAAATGCTAAGCGAATTATAATCTTTGGTCGCAGAGCCGATGTTTTGGAATCGGCTGGTGAAAAGCTCACTGCAGAGGCCAAAGAACTTGGATCACCCACTGTCGTAGATACTCGCAGTGGTGACATTGCCAACCCCGCCTCTGTCAAAAAGTTGTTCTCTGGCCTGAAAGCAGATGGCATTATCCTGGACGTCTTGGTACTTAACGCGGCAACGGGTGGAACGTCAAAAAAGATGGTCGACATGCCTTTGGACGAATTTTGGGGCGACTATCATATCAACGTCCGCTCTACCTTTGACCTGATTCAACAATTCTATCATCAAGAGTCTGAAGGTCCAAAATATGTTGTCAATCTTTCCACTCTGATCGCGTATGTCTGGCACTTGTCAGGGAAGCCGTCATACGGATTGACCAAAAACGCCAGCCTGGGCATCGCCCAGCAATTCGCCCAAGAACACACGGCAGAAGAACTGCAAATCATTAGCTTTCACCCCGGTGCTGTTCTCACGCCTATGAGTCGCGCAGATGGATTCGATGAGAGCTCTCCGATTAACTGGGATAATG CGAAAGTTCAGCTGCTAACTcgtagagaagaaaatttgCCCGCTGCCCTAAGTGTTTGGGCCGCCACTCCCGCCGCTGCCTTCTTGCATGGCCGCTTCATTTGGAGTAACTGGGATGTTGACGAGCTTAGAAGTGGCGAGGCAGCCAAACTGATTGACAGCGATCCCAATTATTTGAGGATTGGTATCAGTGGTCTCACAGAGAAAGATGCGGTTGCCACGCTTATGAAAAAGCCTTAA